Proteins found in one Pseudochaenichthys georgianus chromosome 13, fPseGeo1.2, whole genome shotgun sequence genomic segment:
- the serpinh1b gene encoding LOW QUALITY PROTEIN: serpin H1b (The sequence of the model RefSeq protein was modified relative to this genomic sequence to represent the inferred CDS: substituted 1 base at 1 genomic stop codon) produces MWMTNVVALCLLALVASAEDKKLSSHATTLADKSANLAFSLYNKMAKEKGTENILISPLVVASSLGMVALGDKSSTASQVKKVLSADNLKDEHLHAGLSELLSDVSDAKTRNTTWKINNRLYGPSSVSFADDFVKNSKKHYNYDHSKINIRDKRSAVNSINEWAAKSTDGKLAEVTKDVPNPDGAMIVNAMYFKPHWFETFNGDMVDKRAFLVTRSLTIGVPMMHRTGLYDFHEDQENRVFVLNMPLGQKQASLILIMPYYLESLERRXKLLTRKQVDTWISKLENRAVAISLPKIAMEVSHNLQKHLAEFGLTEAVDKAKADLSNISGKKDLYLSNVFHASAMEMDVTGNPFDTSIYSSGKLNNPQLFYVDHPFIFLLKDNKSNSILYIGRVVRPKGDVLRDEL; encoded by the exons ATGTGGATGACAAACGTCGTAGCTCTTTGTTTGCTGGCCCTCGTGGCCTCTGCAGAGGACAAGAAGCTGAGCAGCCATGCCACCACGCTGGCTGATAAAAGTGCCAACCTGGCATTTAG CCTCTACAACAAAATGGCAAAGGAGAAAGGCACAGAGAACAtcctcatctctcctctggtGGTGGCCTCCTCCCTGGGGATGGTGGCTCTTGGGGACAAGTCTTCCACTGCCTCCCAGGTCAAAAAGGTCCTCAGTGCTGACAATCTGAAGGATGAGCATCTGCATGCAGGCCTTTCAGAACTGCTCTCTGAC GTGAGCGATGCCAAGACACGCAACACTACCTGGAAGATCAACAACCGCCTCTATGGTCCCAGCTCCGTCTCGTTTGCTGATGACTTTGTGAAAAACAGCAAGAAGCACTACAACTACGACCATTCAAAAATAAACATCAGAGACAAGAGGAGTGCAGTGAACTCCATCAACGAGTGGGCAGCAAAGTCCACAGATGGCAAACTGGCTGAGGTCACCAAGGATGTTCCGAACCCAGATGGAGCCATGATTGTCAACGCTATGTACTTCAAGC CTCACTGGTTTGAGACATTCAATGGTGACATGGTGGACAAGCGTGCATTCCTGGTTACCCGATCACTCACCATTGGAGTTCCTATGATGCATCGTACAG gtctGTATGACTTCCACGAGGACCAGGAGAACCGTGTCTTTGTGCTGAACATGCCTCTGGGTCAGAAGCAGGCCTCTTTGATCCTCATCATGCCCTACTATCTGGAGTCCCTTGAACGCCGATAGAAACTCCTGACCAGGAAGCAGGTGGACACCTGGATCAGCAAGTTGGAAAACAGGGCTGTGGCCATTTCCCTGCCAAAAATCGCAATGGAAGTCAGCCACAATCTGCAG AAACACCTGGCTGAGTTTGGCCTGACCGAGGCTGTGGACAAAGCAAAGGCTGACCTGTCCAACATCTCCGGAAAGAAAGACCTGTACCTGTCCAACGTTTTCCACGCGTCAGCCATGGAGATGGACGTGACAGGAAACCCGTTCGACACCAGCATCTACAGCTCAGGAAAGCTGAACAATCCCCAACTTTTCTACGTAGATCATCCCTTCATTTTCCTGTTGAAGGACAACAAGAGTAACTCCATCCTGTACATTGGCAGGGTGGTCAGACCTAAAGGTGACGTGTTACGAGATGAGTTGTAA